A stretch of Candidatus Neomarinimicrobiota bacterium DNA encodes these proteins:
- a CDS encoding glycoside hydrolase family 16 protein — MMNKATGMMAESIKYLIRSLFTSGKSILAGILILAVQLVCISGCSSNSEPDEPNWQIIWQDEFEGPFSQSPDSTKWVYDTWGNGSGWGNNQLEYNSDRPENVSLDGEGNLAIVAREESYEGLNYTSARIKTQSLFESTYGRYEARIMLPWGQGLWPAFWMLGNDIDSVSWPDCGEIDIMEYRGQEPSTVHGTLHGPGYSGGESIGGSYNLNAARFDTDFHIFAVEWDADGIHWFVDEHQYLSLSSTDVTGEWTYNHPFFILINLAVGGNYVGSPNQYTTFPQTMLIDYIRVYQDID, encoded by the coding sequence ATGATGAACAAAGCAACAGGAATGATGGCTGAGAGTATAAAATATTTGATCCGGAGTCTTTTCACGTCTGGAAAATCAATACTTGCCGGCATTTTGATTCTTGCCGTTCAACTGGTTTGCATTTCCGGCTGCAGCAGCAATTCAGAACCGGATGAACCAAACTGGCAAATTATCTGGCAGGATGAGTTTGAAGGTCCCTTCAGTCAATCTCCTGATTCAACAAAATGGGTTTACGATACCTGGGGAAATGGTTCTGGTTGGGGAAATAATCAATTAGAATATAATAGTGACCGACCTGAGAATGTGTCTCTAGATGGTGAAGGTAACCTGGCCATTGTTGCTAGAGAAGAAAGCTACGAGGGCTTGAACTATACCTCCGCCAGAATCAAGACCCAAAGTCTGTTTGAAAGTACTTATGGTCGTTATGAAGCGCGCATCATGCTACCCTGGGGGCAGGGTCTCTGGCCCGCATTCTGGATGTTAGGTAATGATATTGACTCAGTAAGTTGGCCTGATTGCGGTGAGATTGACATAATGGAATATCGTGGACAAGAACCAAGCACCGTACATGGTACTTTGCATGGTCCTGGATATTCGGGCGGCGAATCTATCGGAGGTTCTTACAATCTCAACGCCGCCCGCTTTGACACTGATTTTCACATATTCGCCGTTGAGTGGGATGCTGATGGCATTCACTGGTTTGTAGATGAACATCAATATCTGTCATTATCCAGCACTGATGTGACTGGAGAATGGACCTACAACCACCCCTTCTTTATCCTTATAAACCTCGCTGTAGGTGGTAACTATGTCGGGTCACCTAATCAATACACGACCTTCCCTCAAACTATGCTCATCGATTATATCAGAGTTTACCAGGACATTGACTGA